The genome window CGGAATATATCATGCAAAATCCTGTCGTAAAGCACGGCGCCGTTCGCATTTTGTTTACACCGGATGAAGAAGTGGGGCGCGGCACCGAAAAAGTGGATCTGGAAAAGCTCGGCGCTCAGTTTGGCTACACCATCGACGGCGAAATGCTAGGCACGCTGGAAGACGAAACTTTTTCGGCGGATGCGGTTAAAATCACGATTCAGGGTGTCAGTATTCACCCCGGTTTTGCGAAAGGCAAACTGGAAAACGCCTTGAAAATTGCCGCTGATCTGCTGGCGGCTTTACCAAAAGATACGCTTTCACCCGAAACTACCGAGGGGCGCGCAGGCTTCATTCACCCCGGCCATCTGGCAGGCAATCAGGACGAAGCCACCGTTGAATTTATCATTCGGGACTTCTCCGTGGCTGGCCTGCACGAAAAAGAACAATACTTGCAGCAGTTGCTGGATTCGGTGTTGGCCAATTATCCGGCGTCTTCGGCTCGTTTGGAAGTCTCTGAGCAATACCGGAATATGAAAGAGATTCTGGACCAACACCCTACCGTGGTGGACTATGCCCTGGAAGCCATTCAGCGCAGCGACCTGAACCCGGAACGGCGGAGTATTCGGGGCGGCACAGATGGTTCTCGGCTGTCCTTTATGGGCCTTCCCTGTCCTAATATTTTCGCTGGCGAACACGCTTTCCATTCCAAACTCGAGTGGGTGTCCGTTCAGGATATGGAGAAGGCGGTTGAAGTAATCGTAAATCTTTGTCAGGTTTGGGAAGAGCGGAGCTAAAAAAAGCCGGTACAGCCCTAAATCTGTACCGGCTCACCTTTAAGAATAACGTTCCGTTACGCTCAAAGCCCGCTTTCTTGTCTCAATAATCAGCGGATGAACGGGTTTATTCACGACCTCCAATACCTCGGCCAGCGTATCCTTGAACAGCATATTGACAGAAAGTACGTGGCGGCTATGATCCGTTTGCAGAACCACAACTGGTTTTACAGTGCCCGTTGCTGCTAGCCGAGCATACTGCGCCTTTACTTCCAGCCAACGTGATTCGGCTTCCCCGCCTACGGTGAGGATAATTTCTTCTTCGGGAATGTTTTTCGCCTTCCGTTCGGCCATGCGCTCATCCAGATTAGCCAGCATATGCCGCAGGTGAAGCGTATCTTTCCCCGTTCGGGCGCGTTCTTTCAGCGATTGCCGAATCAGGTAAGTAATGGTTTGCGTCACGTTCAGGCCGATCTCCGCCATCTGTTTGAAAATGAGCGACGAAGGTGACATGCCCGGAATGGTGTTTGGATCGTGGAGCAAGACCCGCCCGTCAGGCGTCAGAAAACCATCAATCCGCGTGCAGACGTTCATGCCTAGTTTAGCGAAAACCTCCGTCACATTTTGCTGGATCTTGCGGTTATTTTCCAGCGTCGTTTCTACCGGAATCCGCTTTTTGGTGGTACTGGATTGGTATTTTGACTTAAAATCGAAGCTGGTAACGTTGTAAATTTCGGTGGGTGGCAACGGCGTCGGAACCCCCTCCTCATCCTGAATAACGCCGCACGAAAATTCCTGCCCACGGATAAATTCCTCAAATAAAACTTCATCCTCGGCATTCACCGAATGAATAACCAACGATTCGCCGCTTGCTGCTACGGCATCCAGTTTGACGAGCAAATCCGCCGGATGGAAGATCGTTTCACCCGTTTGGCCAATAACAACCGGAAAGCCAATGCCCTCGTCCAAATTGGCCATCTGCTGCACAAACTGGATTTTTTCGGCTCCGCTCATGACCGCCCAACGCCCTGCTTCGGACCAACCATCCGGCTGAATCGTGACCGCAAAAAAGCACTGTTCAACGGCTTGGCAGAATTTAGCCAAATCGCTTTCCCGCACAATGGAAACGCCAATGGAAGAGCCCTGGTGCGGTGCTTTCACTACGATGGGCAAGCCTAATTTATCTTGTAAGGCCGTGAAAAACTCCTGCTTGTCGGTTTTGTCCCAGCCCTCACGCGTGATGGTCGCCGTTTTTTTCTCTTGTCCGTTGACCAGCGCGATTAATTCATTTTGCAGGGTTTTGTTAATCCCTACCGCCGAGCCCATAATGCCTGGCCCTGTATAAGGTATCTTGTACCATTCCAGCAAACCCTGAATGGCTCCGTCTTCGCAATCGGGGCCGTGCATGGCTAGGAAAACAATATCGAAATACTGACGGAAGTCTTCGGGTCGAATCTGCTCGCCGATAGCAGCTATCTGCCGGGCTACTTCCTCGGGCGTACGATCAGCCAGCGAGTCGATATAAACTTGAAAACGGGTATCATCCTGCGTTGGATAAAACG of Tellurirhabdus bombi contains these proteins:
- the pepT gene encoding peptidase T; translation: MQTSVTERFLRYVQIDTQSDPYSTSNPSTEKQKDLSRVLVQELQELGITDAELDEYGYVYATIPANTDKPNVPVICFCSHVDTSPDVTGAGVKPLIHRQWDGSDIVLPDRRHPDEQPQVIRLAEHPDLKDQVGNDIITASGTTLLGADNKAGVAEIMAAAEYIMQNPVVKHGAVRILFTPDEEVGRGTEKVDLEKLGAQFGYTIDGEMLGTLEDETFSADAVKITIQGVSIHPGFAKGKLENALKIAADLLAALPKDTLSPETTEGRAGFIHPGHLAGNQDEATVEFIIRDFSVAGLHEKEQYLQQLLDSVLANYPASSARLEVSEQYRNMKEILDQHPTVVDYALEAIQRSDLNPERRSIRGGTDGSRLSFMGLPCPNIFAGEHAFHSKLEWVSVQDMEKAVEVIVNLCQVWEERS
- a CDS encoding D-alanine--D-alanine ligase family protein, with the translated sequence MKVGIFFGGPAREREVAFAGGRTALSHIDKSLFEPIMVFVDGLGNFIRIREELLYQTDIRAFYPTQDDTRFQVYIDSLADRTPEEVARQIAAIGEQIRPEDFRQYFDIVFLAMHGPDCEDGAIQGLLEWYKIPYTGPGIMGSAVGINKTLQNELIALVNGQEKKTATITREGWDKTDKQEFFTALQDKLGLPIVVKAPHQGSSIGVSIVRESDLAKFCQAVEQCFFAVTIQPDGWSEAGRWAVMSGAEKIQFVQQMANLDEGIGFPVVIGQTGETIFHPADLLVKLDAVAASGESLVIHSVNAEDEVLFEEFIRGQEFSCGVIQDEEGVPTPLPPTEIYNVTSFDFKSKYQSSTTKKRIPVETTLENNRKIQQNVTEVFAKLGMNVCTRIDGFLTPDGRVLLHDPNTIPGMSPSSLIFKQMAEIGLNVTQTITYLIRQSLKERARTGKDTLHLRHMLANLDERMAERKAKNIPEEEIILTVGGEAESRWLEVKAQYARLAATGTVKPVVVLQTDHSRHVLSVNMLFKDTLAEVLEVVNKPVHPLIIETRKRALSVTERYS